The Buchnera aphidicola (Cinara curtihirsuta) genome includes a region encoding these proteins:
- a CDS encoding Rid family detoxifying hydrolase: protein MLKEKNMSNKIFGPYSPIFQINNLFFISGQIPIDKNTGIIPKKISEQTDLILMNIYFLLKNYKLKIKNIIKTTIFTTTMDKLKEINLSYKNFFDKYTDKYPARSCIGVSELPKKVNIEIEAIASI from the coding sequence ATGTTAAAAGAAAAAAATATGTCAAATAAAATATTTGGACCATATTCACCTATTTTTCAAATAAATAATTTATTTTTTATTTCCGGGCAAATTCCAATAGATAAAAATACAGGAATAATACCAAAAAAAATAAGTGAACAAACAGATTTAATATTAATGAATATTTATTTTTTATTAAAAAATTATAAATTGAAAATAAAAAATATTATTAAAACAACTATATTTACAACAACAATGGATAAATTAAAAGAAATTAATTTATCCTATAAAAATTTTTTTGACAAATATACAGATAAGTATCCTGCTAGATCGTGTATAGGTGTATCAGAATTACCTAAAAAGGTAAATATAGAAATTGAAGCAATAGCATCAATATAA
- the truB gene encoding tRNA pseudouridine(55) synthase TruB produces the protein MDYRNSMNYTGILLLDKPKGVSSNCVLQQIKRIFFAKKVGYSGSLDPLATGMLPVLFGKATKFSKYLTDSVKKYHVIAKLGESTVTGDLSGEVLETQSVCVNINDITEILKNFIGEIHQIPPMFSAIKHNGIPLYKYARIGITIPRHKRKLIIYQLKFIKFINCFLEFTVVCSKGTYIRSLVYDIGRKLHCGAHVIFLRRLRVGPYNSSQLITLSDLFFINKKYIQKENKLCIFNTLNTFLLPVSSVFLKYPKTKLLEKDAKDFQKNKCIFLILPFNTGLVRVFKKLNNIFLGIGRVNTSGLLKPECIFHN, from the coding sequence ATGGATTATAGAAACAGTATGAATTATACTGGAATATTATTGCTAGATAAACCAAAAGGAGTTTCTTCTAATTGTGTATTACAGCAGATTAAAAGAATTTTTTTTGCTAAAAAAGTAGGTTATTCAGGTTCATTGGATCCTCTAGCTACTGGTATGCTACCTGTTTTATTTGGTAAGGCAACAAAATTTTCAAAATATTTAACTGATTCAGTAAAAAAATATCATGTAATAGCCAAATTAGGAGAAAGTACTGTTACTGGAGATTTATCTGGAGAAGTATTAGAGACTCAATCAGTATGTGTTAATATTAATGATATAACTGAAATTCTAAAAAATTTTATTGGAGAAATTCACCAGATTCCACCTATGTTTTCAGCTATTAAACATAATGGAATACCATTATATAAATATGCTCGGATAGGTATTACAATTCCTCGTCATAAAAGAAAATTAATAATTTATCAATTAAAATTTATTAAATTTATTAATTGTTTTTTAGAATTTACAGTTGTATGTTCTAAGGGAACATATATTCGTAGTTTAGTATATGATATTGGAAGAAAATTACATTGTGGAGCACATGTAATTTTTTTACGCCGTTTAAGAGTAGGTCCTTATAATTCATCACAATTAATTACATTATCTGATTTATTTTTTATTAATAAAAAATATATACAAAAAGAAAATAAATTATGTATTTTTAATACATTAAATACGTTTTTATTGCCTGTTAGTTCAGTATTTTTAAAATATCCTAAAACAAAACTACTTGAAAAAGATGCTAAAGATTTTCAGAAAAATAAATGTATTTTTTTAATTTTACCTTTTAATACTGGTTTAGTTCGGGTTTTTAAAAAATTAAATAATATATTTTTAGGAATTGGGAGAGTAAATACATCAGGTTTATTAAAACCAGAATGTATTTTTCATAATTAA
- the pnp gene encoding polyribonucleotide nucleotidyltransferase — protein MLKPITHKFKYGNHSIVLETGVIARQATAAVLASMDDTTVLVTIVSDTSVPIGQKFFPLIVNYQERTYAAGRIPGGFFRREGRPSENEILISRLIDRPIRPLFPKDFLNEVQIIVTVISVNPQISPDIISIIGSSAVLCLSGLPFLGPIGVARVGLINNKYILNPSTEEIKKSFLDLVVSGTEDTIFMVEAEANILAEEEILNAILFGHENQKLLIDNIYLFSKKANKIPNINSNIYRPDKTLYNLISKKIKKDIDQAYHIFTKKERLKKLSDIKQKLIIDLLNNDNTLTAAKIEENIYLLERNIVRKRILKGKLRIDGRENDVIRYIDVRTGVLPRVHGSALFTRGETQALVSATLGTSRDAQNLDDLLGDRTDNFLFHYNFPPYSVGEIGIVGSPKRREIGHGKLAKRSFLAVMPNIEEFPYTIRLVSEITESNGSSSMASVCGASLALMDAGVPIKSAIAGIAMGLIKENDSYVILSDILGDEDYLGDMDFKVSGSRVGITALQMDIKISGITINIIRDSLYKARVARLKILDIMETTLQIPRSDISKFAPRIYTIKINPEKIKDVIGKGGSIIRMLTEETGTIIEIKDDGVVKISATIGKKAKNAIRRIKEITEDIKIGKVYSGKVTRILDFGAFVSIGLGKEGLIHISQISNKRVDKVINYLKIDQIISVKVLEVDRQGRIRLSMKNINEK, from the coding sequence TTGTTAAAACCAATTACACATAAATTTAAATATGGTAATCATTCTATTGTTTTAGAAACTGGAGTGATAGCTCGGCAAGCTACTGCTGCAGTTTTAGCTAGTATGGATGATACGACCGTTTTAGTTACTATAGTTAGTGATACTTCAGTTCCAATAGGACAAAAATTTTTTCCTTTAATTGTAAACTATCAAGAACGTACTTATGCTGCTGGTAGAATTCCAGGAGGTTTTTTTCGTCGTGAAGGTAGACCTAGTGAAAATGAGATTTTAATTTCTAGATTAATTGATAGACCTATACGTCCTTTGTTTCCTAAGGATTTTTTAAATGAAGTGCAAATTATTGTAACAGTTATTTCAGTAAATCCTCAAATAAGTCCAGATATAATTTCTATTATAGGTTCTTCTGCAGTTTTATGTTTATCAGGTTTACCTTTTCTGGGTCCAATAGGTGTAGCGCGTGTTGGATTGATAAATAATAAATATATATTAAATCCTTCTACAGAGGAAATTAAAAAGAGTTTTTTAGATTTAGTTGTTTCAGGTACTGAAGATACTATTTTTATGGTTGAAGCTGAAGCTAATATATTAGCTGAAGAAGAGATTTTAAATGCTATTTTATTTGGACACGAAAATCAAAAATTATTAATTGATAATATTTATTTATTTTCTAAAAAAGCAAATAAAATTCCAAATATTAATTCTAATATATATAGACCAGATAAAACATTATATAATTTAATTTCTAAAAAAATTAAAAAAGATATTGATCAAGCATATCATATTTTTACAAAAAAAGAGAGATTAAAAAAATTAAGTGATATTAAACAAAAATTAATTATAGATTTATTAAATAATGATAATACTTTAACAGCAGCTAAAATTGAAGAAAATATATATTTATTAGAACGTAATATTGTACGAAAACGTATTTTAAAAGGAAAATTAAGAATTGATGGTAGAGAAAATGATGTAATTAGGTATATTGATGTAAGAACGGGCGTGCTTCCTAGAGTTCATGGATCTGCTTTATTTACTAGAGGTGAAACACAAGCTTTAGTATCTGCTACTTTAGGAACATCTAGAGATGCACAAAATTTAGATGATCTTTTGGGAGACAGGACTGATAATTTTTTATTTCATTATAATTTTCCGCCATATTCTGTAGGTGAAATTGGAATTGTTGGATCACCCAAAAGAAGAGAAATAGGTCATGGAAAGTTAGCTAAACGTAGTTTTTTAGCTGTAATGCCTAATATTGAAGAATTTCCTTATACAATTCGTTTAGTTTCTGAAATTACAGAATCAAATGGTTCTTCTTCAATGGCTTCTGTATGTGGTGCATCTTTAGCTTTAATGGATGCTGGAGTACCTATTAAATCAGCAATTGCAGGAATTGCTATGGGTTTAATAAAAGAAAATGATTCTTATGTGATTTTATCAGATATTTTAGGAGATGAAGATTATTTAGGTGATATGGATTTTAAAGTTTCAGGTAGTAGAGTGGGTATTACTGCCTTACAAATGGATATAAAAATTTCTGGCATTACAATTAATATTATTAGGGACTCTTTGTATAAAGCGAGGGTAGCAAGATTAAAAATTTTAGATATTATGGAAACAACTTTACAAATTCCTAGAAGTGATATTTCAAAATTTGCTCCTAGAATTTATACAATAAAAATTAATCCTGAAAAAATAAAAGATGTAATTGGTAAAGGCGGTTCTATAATTAGAATGTTGACAGAAGAAACTGGAACTATTATTGAAATTAAAGATGATGGAGTAGTAAAAATATCAGCAACTATTGGAAAAAAAGCTAAAAATGCTATTCGTAGAATTAAGGAAATTACTGAAGACATTAAAATTGGAAAAGTTTATTCGGGAAAAGTAACTCGTATTCTTGATTTTGGTGCTTTTGTATCTATTGGTCTAGGAAAGGAAGGTTTAATACATATTTCTCAAATTTCAAATAAAAGAGTAGATAAAGTAATTAATTATTTAAAAATCGATCAAATTATTTCCGTAAAAGTATTAGAAGTAGATCGACAAGGTCGTATTAGATTAAGTATGAAAAATATTAATGAAAAATAA
- the rpsO gene encoding 30S ribosomal protein S15 yields the protein MLKDKLAIKHLIIKYGKLYSNSGNSSVQVALLTKKINHLQKHFSINKDDHCGRKGLLNMVARRRKLLDYIKSKKHKHYLYLIKDLGLRY from the coding sequence ATGTTAAAAGATAAATTAGCAATAAAACATTTAATTATAAAATATGGAAAATTATATAGCAATAGTGGAAATTCTTCAGTTCAAGTTGCATTATTAACTAAAAAAATAAACCATTTACAAAAACATTTTTCTATTAATAAAGATGATCATTGTGGTCGTAAAGGATTATTGAATATGGTTGCTCGCCGTAGAAAATTATTAGATTATATAAAATCTAAAAAACATAAACATTATCTATATTTAATTAAAGATTTAGGTTTACGTTATTAA
- the argF gene encoding ornithine carbamoyltransferase, translated as MKTLYKKSLLSLSDYTNKEIIYLIKLSKFLKQQKYNKKENKYIKGKNIVLIFEKESTRTRCAFEIAAYDQGANITYLGPNDTHIGYKESIQDSAKVLGKMYDAIQYRGHNDKIIKDFKKYSKIPVWNGLTDTFHPTQILADLLTIQEIKPKKSLKEIKCAYVGDAQNNIANTLLEAANIVGLKINIVAPKIYWPKKKFLFKKIKYIKKNKNIICTENIKEGVKNVDFIYTDVWVSMGEKKNIWEKKIKELYPYQINKNMLKMTNNKNIKILHCLPALHDKKSMLGYEIHNKFHINNGLEITNDIFNSNINLSFKQSENKLHTIKALLVSCLSKKSFF; from the coding sequence ATGAAAACATTATATAAAAAAAGCCTATTAAGCTTATCTGACTATACAAATAAAGAAATTATTTATTTAATAAAATTATCAAAATTTTTAAAACAACAAAAATACAATAAAAAAGAAAATAAATATATAAAAGGAAAAAATATAGTATTAATTTTTGAAAAAGAATCAACAAGAACTCGATGTGCATTTGAAATAGCAGCTTATGATCAAGGAGCAAATATTACATATTTAGGACCTAATGACACGCATATCGGGTATAAAGAATCTATTCAAGATTCAGCAAAAGTATTAGGAAAAATGTATGATGCAATACAATACAGAGGTCATAATGATAAAATTATCAAAGATTTTAAGAAATATTCTAAAATACCTGTTTGGAATGGTTTAACTGATACATTTCATCCCACTCAAATTTTAGCTGATTTACTTACTATTCAAGAAATCAAACCTAAAAAATCATTAAAAGAAATTAAATGTGCATATGTAGGAGATGCTCAAAATAATATAGCAAATACATTATTAGAAGCAGCTAATATTGTAGGATTAAAAATTAACATCGTAGCTCCAAAAATATACTGGCCTAAAAAAAAATTCCTATTTAAAAAAATAAAATATATAAAAAAAAATAAAAACATAATATGTACAGAAAATATAAAAGAAGGGGTTAAAAACGTTGATTTTATCTATACAGATGTATGGGTATCAATGGGAGAAAAAAAAAATATATGGGAAAAAAAAATAAAAGAATTATATCCATATCAAATTAATAAAAACATGCTAAAAATGACAAATAATAAAAATATAAAAATACTACACTGTTTACCGGCACTTCATGATAAAAAATCTATGTTAGGATATGAAATACATAATAAATTTCATATTAATAATGGATTAGAAATTACTAATGATATATTTAATTCTAATATAAATCTTAGTTTTAAACAATCAGAAAATAAGTTACATACTATTAAGGCTTTACTTGTGTCTTGTTTATCAAAAAAATCTTTTTTTTAA
- a CDS encoding DEAD/DEAH box helicase — MTQIHHSFSVFGLNSFLLKSLESLGYIKPSPIQSICIPYLLSGKDVLGMAQTGSGKTAAFALPLLNNIKISLRSPQILILVPTRELAIQVAKAFSDFSRYIMGIQVLALYGGQRYEIQLQALRKGPQIIVGTPGRLLDHLKRGTLNLINLSSLVLDEADEMLRMGFIEDVETIMSKIPKKHQTALFSATMPNIIRRISRRFMDSPQEVKIQSTGITRPDIQQSYWIVRGKKTEALIRFLEVEDFSAAIIFVRTKNATVEVSEALEKNGYNSAALNGDMNQLLREQTLERLKTGKLDILIATDVAARGLDVDRISFVINYDIPMDAESYIHRIGRTGRAGRTGRALLFVEYRERRLLYNIERIIKHSISEVELPKSELLVKHRLKIISEKVQNQLNSNDLDLYKKLLLQLNLKKGWNFEELSAALLKLAQGDRPLIIPPEKQHSFLSFRKNNLLSPYNKGRFSYNKKSINNRFIKNNKKLEDMIIYRLEVGRNDKIEVRHIVGAIANEGNINSRLIGNIRLFSNYSTIELPRQYSKSLLVRLLHTRILNKPIKIKPVLFSNVSSKKKT, encoded by the coding sequence ATGACTCAAATTCATCATTCTTTTTCCGTTTTTGGACTTAATTCTTTTTTATTAAAATCTCTTGAATCATTAGGATACATTAAACCGTCTCCCATTCAATCTATTTGTATTCCTTACTTATTATCAGGAAAAGATGTATTAGGAATGGCACAAACTGGTAGTGGAAAAACAGCAGCATTTGCATTACCATTGTTAAATAATATAAAAATTTCTTTAAGATCTCCACAAATTTTAATTTTAGTTCCTACTCGAGAATTAGCAATTCAAGTAGCTAAAGCTTTTTCTGATTTTTCTAGATATATTATGGGAATACAAGTACTGGCCTTATATGGAGGTCAGAGGTATGAAATTCAATTACAAGCTTTAAGAAAAGGTCCTCAAATTATTGTTGGAACACCAGGTCGTTTATTAGATCACTTAAAAAGAGGAACATTAAATTTAATTAATTTAAGTAGCCTGGTTTTAGATGAAGCAGATGAAATGTTACGCATGGGTTTTATAGAAGATGTAGAAACTATTATGTCAAAAATTCCTAAGAAACATCAAACTGCTTTATTTTCAGCAACAATGCCTAATATTATTCGTAGGATATCTAGGCGTTTTATGGATTCTCCACAAGAAGTTAAAATACAGTCTACAGGAATTACTCGCCCTGATATACAGCAAAGTTATTGGATAGTACGTGGTAAAAAAACTGAAGCTTTAATTCGTTTTTTAGAAGTAGAAGATTTTTCTGCTGCTATTATCTTTGTTCGTACAAAAAATGCTACAGTAGAAGTATCTGAAGCTTTAGAAAAAAATGGATATAATAGTGCAGCATTAAATGGTGATATGAATCAATTATTAAGAGAGCAGACATTAGAACGTTTAAAAACAGGAAAATTAGATATATTAATTGCTACTGATGTTGCAGCTCGAGGATTAGATGTTGATAGAATTAGTTTTGTTATTAATTATGATATCCCTATGGATGCTGAATCATATATTCATCGTATTGGTCGAACTGGTAGAGCAGGCAGAACAGGTCGAGCATTGTTATTTGTAGAATATCGTGAACGAAGATTACTTTATAATATTGAAAGAATAATAAAACATTCTATTTCAGAAGTAGAATTACCTAAATCTGAATTATTAGTAAAACATAGACTAAAAATTATTTCAGAAAAAGTACAAAACCAATTAAATAGTAATGATTTAGATTTATATAAAAAATTATTATTACAGTTAAATTTAAAAAAAGGCTGGAATTTTGAAGAATTATCAGCTGCTTTATTAAAATTAGCTCAAGGCGATCGTCCATTAATTATCCCACCTGAAAAACAGCATTCTTTTTTATCTTTTAGAAAAAATAATCTTTTATCACCTTATAATAAAGGTAGATTTAGTTATAATAAAAAATCTATAAATAATCGATTTATTAAAAATAATAAAAAATTAGAAGATATGATTATATATCGTTTAGAAGTAGGTCGTAACGACAAAATAGAAGTACGCCATATAGTAGGAGCTATTGCTAATGAAGGGAATATTAATAGTCGTTTAATTGGAAATATTAGATTATTTTCAAATTATTCTACTATTGAATTACCTAGACAATATTCTAAAAGTTTACTAGTACGTTTGTTACATACTCGTATTTTAAATAAACCAATTAAAATTAAACCTGTACTTTTTTCTAATGTATCTTCAAAAAAAAAGACATAA